In Eleginops maclovinus isolate JMC-PN-2008 ecotype Puerto Natales chromosome 10, JC_Emac_rtc_rv5, whole genome shotgun sequence, the following proteins share a genomic window:
- the atad1b gene encoding outer mitochondrial transmembrane helix translocase yields the protein MVLREVPVENIARPLGRNEVIGLIFRLTIFGAVTYFTIKWMVDAIDPTRKQKVEAQKQAEKLMRQIGVKNVKLSEYEMSIAAHLVDPLSMQITWRDIAGLDEVITELKETVILPVQKRHLFLGSRLLQPPKGVLLYGPPGCGKTLIAKATAKEAGFRFINLQPSTLTDKWYGESQKLAAAVFSLAVKLQPSIIFVDEIDSFLRSRSSSDHEATAMMKAQFMSLWDGLDTDTHCQVIIMGATNRPQDLDSAILRRMPTRFHINQPSNQQREQILKLILENESVDLSVDLRDVAKETEGFSGSDLREMCRDAALLCVRDFVHNQRDSDSEDCIRPIHQDDLQRAIGKMKKSKMAGGHGALLHAALD from the exons ATGGTTCTGAGGGAGGTCCCGGTGGAGAACATTGCCCGTCCTCTGGGCAGGAACGAGGTCATCGGCCTCATCTTCCGCCTCACCATCTTCGGTGCTGTCACCTACTTCACCATCAAGTGGATGGTGGACGCCATCGACCCGACCCGGAAGCAGAAGGTGGAGGCGCAGAAACAG GCGGAGAAGCTGATGCGTCAGATCGGAGTGAAGAACGTGAAGCTGTCAGAATATGAGATGAGCATCGCAGCTCACCTGGTGGACCCTCTCAGCATGCAG atcaCGTGGAGGGACATTGCCGGTCTGGACGAGGTGATCACTGAGTTGAAGGAGACGGTCATCCTCCCGGTCCAGAAGAGACACCTGTTCCTTGGGTCCAGACTGCTGCAGCCCCCTAAAG GCGTGCTGCTGTACGGCCCCCCCGGCTGCGGGAAGACGCTGATCGCCAAGGCGACTGCGAAGGAGGCGGGCTTCCGCTTCATCAACCTGCAGCCCAGCACGCTGACGGACAAGTGGTACGGAGAGTCCCAGAAGCTGGCCGCCGCAGTCTTCTCCCTCGCCGTCAAACTGCAGCCCTCTATCATCTTCGTGGACGAGAtcg actcGTTCCTGAGGAGTCGCTCCAGCTCGGATCACGAGGCGACGGCCATGATGAAAGCTCAGTTCATGAGTCTGTGGGACGGAttggacacagacacacactgccag GTGATCATCATGGGAGCCACCAACCGTCCTCAGGATCTGGACTCAGCCATTTTGAGGAGGATGCCTACCAGGTTTCACATCAACCAGCCT agcaATCAGCAGAGGGAGCAGATCCTGAAACTCATCCTGGAGAACGAGAGC gtggaCCTGTCGGTGGACCTGCGTGACGTCGCCAAGGAGACAGAGGGTTTTTCAGGAAGTGACCTCAGAGAGATGTGCAGAGacgctgctctgctgtgtgttcGAGACTTCGTCCACAACCAGAGAGACag TGACTCAGAGGACTGTATCCGTCCGATCCATCAGGACGACCTGCAGAGGGCCATCGGTAAGATGAAGAAATCAAAGATGGCGGGGGGGCACGGAGCCCTGCTGCACGCTGCTCTGGACTga